The Drosophila sulfurigaster albostrigata strain 15112-1811.04 chromosome 3, ASM2355843v2, whole genome shotgun sequence genomic sequence TTGCCGGTGCCGCTTTGCATGATGGCCTTGTGAAACAGCTGGTTGGCATGGGCCGCATACGTGTGGAGATGCACTGAAGCCGCGCCAGCACTTTCGCCGAAGAGCGTCACATTCTGTGGGTCGCCATTGAAGTTTGCAATGTTTTGCTGTATCCATTGCAAAGCCAGACGCTGATCCTTCAACCCAGCATTGCCATGGATGCCCGCTCCAGGCAGACTGAGAAAACCCAAAGCGCCCAGACGATAATTCAGCTTCACCACAATGATCTCCTCCTGCATCAGCTGAGCCGGGAAAGTGCTGAAAGGTAAGAGTTGGCAATAACGCTGgtatttgaataaattctgGCACTCACTAGTCGCTGTTACCGCTGCCAAACCAGAAGCCACCGCCATGAATCCACACCATCACAGGCAGCGGCGTCTTAGACTGGGAGCTGCTTTTAGGAGCGTAGACATTGAGGAACAAACAGTTTTCAGAGCCAATCACCTCTTGGCTAAAGGGATCTCGTTGATGTGACACATCGCGTTCCTTGCTGCAATCCAGCTCGGGCTCCGTGAAACGCTCTAGCGGCACAGGGCTCTGGGAGACGTTAAAGATTAACATTTGAAATGCTCTTGAAGTTCTATAAATCTCACCCGGTAGCGCAGCTCTCCAAGTGGTGGCTGAGCATAGGGAACACCCAAGAATCGTTCGTATTGGCGTCCATTGGGCAACTGGTGCTGCTCTCCCACAACAACACCTTGCTTCACTGGCACTTTCACCTGCAAACAGTTTCGTTTTATCAGCAAAAACGCAATCACAATTGAGCTCTGCTAATGAACCGATTACCTTCATGTTGCTGTACAGTCTGATGAACTTATGAGAACGTCCACGAAGTTGACCAAAGTTTAGCCACATTATTGTTGTGACTGAGTGTGCGTCTAAGCAGTAACAATGTCCAATTAATGAGTGCTGAAGACAAACCAGCTTTTTAACATGAACTTTAGACTTGCGTCGTCTGCCTCTAAAATGTAAACGCAAAATCAGCTGTTTCGTTAACCCATCGATAGCCGCTGGGTGCTTTTCATGCACATCTTAATTTTGTGGTGTAAACAAACTTATCGTGTAGCTGATTACCCTGCAAGCAGAGTATTCTCATTATGTGGAAGAACATGTAGAACGTTGTgcttcaataatttaatttattgggaaatatttttgataaactGCTGCGTTTCTATCAGTGActgtatatttcattttattttttggtaagATAGATCAGCACTtgacaatgtttttttttttttatttataattttaataataaaaactaaaatatattcaaatttttaatctaattaaAAGTAACTGCGATGTAGTAACTGTAATGCGAGAGAAATTattagcatttatttatagtaaatgaaggaaattaaattcatacaGAGGAGGTAAATCTCTGGCAGGGTAGAGCATTAAATCTTCGGCATTAGAGTTTTTTATTTCCTATCTGATTTTATTGCAATCTTTAGACGTCTGTGTCGATTTGCTGAGCTCACGACAACTCAGCACTTTCGCTGTAGCCTAAGCATTAGATTAGTTCAAGGATATTTGTagaatttgtgtttatttgttgttataggGTATGATAACTAATACTAGCTGAAAAATTGAACAGATAAAAGTAGGTAAAGCAAGAGGTGAGTGAGTGATAATACTCCTTTGGATCAAGATAAACGATCGGTTCTTAAGATTTCTTGTTTCTTTCAGTTTATAAAGCACCCATTATCTTCTTGGCGTGACCCAAAATGAAACACATTCGATTACACATTTATagttacatttaaaatgtttctaaGTTTTATTTGACTAGTTCCATTGCATAAACATTAATACAAGTTTcgaattcaatatttatgttttcaatataatttgtttgtggttttttttgcttgtttttgtcATGAAAGAGCTaacgtttttttgttgtaactATCGAGGTTCggcatcatcaacaacaacggtCGAGCTGGCAGTTTTGAAATCCGAAAGAATTGGTGTTTTAGTCAGTTAGAAACGAGGCAAGCCCCGAAACAACTTAAAAAAGGTTTGAGCTTCGATCGGTTTCAAACAGATGCAAACTCaccgttgttgtcgttgttgtttgtttgattttgttgttgtggttttgttgtttgttgtgcgtCGCCAAAGGGCCAGCACATTAGATAaggtaataataatgttaattaacTTTAGTTGTAGTTTGTTGTTTAAGCATAGGTTTTGTTGTTCACACCAAAAAATTGGAAACATTTacacttatgtacatacatacatgcacacacattgaacatacatacattcaaacacttaataaacatttataatagtaataataatcataatcataataataataataatcatcataTTTAAACTGTAGTAATAGGTAATAAGTATATAGCAAACATTGAGAACAATTTCGTCTTCGTCTACAAAGTATGCCAtatctatattatttatgtatatatatatataagtatttatgtTCGAGACTCTTTTAGCCATGGTTTTGcattgttcatttttttttttttgcttttttaatttttgttatggTTGCGATTTCTCCATCATAATTATcatcgagttgttgttgttgttcttggtttGCTTGgttgcttttaaaataaggGTCACAAAATTCTTTTACAAATAGTAAATTGGTGTTTTGTTCTTCTTCATCCTCGTCATCATcgtttccgtttttttttcactATAATCTAAAAACGTCGTAGCGCCAAAGTGCGCTTCAAATAGAGACAAACGGCTCGATGTATCAGCTCGTACTGCTCGGAATTTTGTACCATGCCACCGCGTTGCAGTCGCAGATTGCATACAATGCCCAAAATGTCCACAAAGATGTCTGGCATCTTTGGCAGCTTATCGAAACTGACACCTTCCGTCTGCTCCACAATGTGTCGTATGTGCAATATTGTGTTGCAGCTAAAACTGCTCTCCGTATCCGCATCGGCGGCATTCTGTGTAGCCTCTCGTGCCTCCGTCATGTCCGCCATGGTCAGCGTTTTGCTCAGCATTCCCGTCAACGAATATGCCAGCGATTGTCGCAGCTGACGCACAGCATTCATGATGGCCGTAAAGCAGCCGGTGCGTCCAATGCCCGCAGAGCAATGAATGATGGGCAACGGTTGCacagcattgaaaatatcCTGCTTGTAAATGTCCAAACGCTGAGCCATCAAATGTGCATTACACGTGCTACGCATCTCATCGTAGTTGTCGAACTCCGATTCACATTTGCCCAAATTGAGCACATGCAAACAGGTGTCCAGCAGCGTATTGATATCGCGAGGCGAATGATGATCCGGCCAATCGGGATACCAATAGTGATAGCAGCAAATCTTTTGCAAATAATACTCCAAACGTCCAGCACTCTCCGGCACATTGATGCAGTACAACAGCACCAACTTTCGCACCGAGTAACCATTGCGTCGCACAATGCCCACATTCTTAACCAAAAAGAAACTGCCATCCGGTGGCAGTGTGCGACGCAACGTCTCGTTCAGTGTCACCTTTGTCGAGTCCACGGAAATGTGCCAGCGTGTGTTCTGCTCTCGATCCGCCTGCAGTTCACCCAACGCCACAGCACTctctgtcgttgttgctgatgcgGGCAACAAATGCGGGTCAAAGTAATCACGTGCCAACGCGCTGATCTCAAACACTTCGCCCTTAGCGGCCACGGCGAATAGTTCATTCACCTCGATGGGAAAGTAAACGGCGCACTTGTTGCGATTGCTCTCCGTGAAATTGGTGAGCATTACGATCTTTTGATAGTACTGCTGCAAGATGTGCGATTTGTCCATATGCGGACTGCTGCCGCCGTCCAAGCAGCGGCGAATATAACGCTGTGTATTCTGATAGACCATCAGCCAGAACTCGAAGATTGTGTTGGGCAAGGGACCTTGCGAGGCCACATAGCACTTGGACACATAGTCTGGGCCCTGCAAAGAGATGTGTTATTTAAATCCAGATTTAATAGTTATATTCGATGTAAGCTCACCTTAATGTAATTGGCATTTATGTAGGGCAAATCTTCGTTGGCCAATAGCGCCGCCTTGCTCAGCTCTTCGCCACTTCCTTGAAGCGATTGCGGCGGCATAAGGCCGctctgttgatgctgctgcttgagATTCAACAGCTCGGTGGCCTCGCTCTCGAGCAGCACACGCGAATGCTCGTTGGGCAATATCGTTTTATAGCGATTCTTTGTCTGCGAACCAAATACCATCGGCTTCTCTTGATGATTGGGCGGCAGATCCCAAAACTCCTTGTGCAGATCACGAAAGATGCGCTTCTGTTCGTCCCCTTCCAGCTGCGGCAGCGAGGTGACAATGCTTTTCACCACCGCCTGATACATGGCCAGCAATTCGCTATCCTCCGAGGTGGGTGGCAATTGATTTGTGGGCGTGCCGCCTTCACCACGTCCCAACACCAGCACTGGCGGCTGTTCCAGGTTCGCCTTGTAGCTGTGATCGAAGACATGATTCAGTTTGATCAGATCGAATTGATTGAGTGGATTCGAGGCACTCTGCAGCATCTGTATGCTGGCCAAATAGCTCTTAAACTCCTCGCTGGTTGTCTGCGGCGACAGCGGCCGAGTCATAATGTTGCGTATGCCACCAGCGACGCCAGCACCGCCCACCACGCCTGTGgcacaactgcaactgcacaAGACAACACCCGTATCCACATGGCCAGCTGGTGACTTCAGTTTCAAAGGCTCGCTTGGCTGCAAATCGGATGCGGAGCCAAAGCACAAcggttgcttgctgctgaaGTCCAAATACTGtgaactgctgctgccacgATTGCTGTTCAGATTCTCCGTGCTAAAGAACTTGCGTTGATGCGGCGCCTGGGCGCCAGCTGTTGCGCCACAGCTGCACACGGTTAGCTTCGGCTGCTCcaactgcagttgctgcagctgcaactgctcCTGGCCGCCCACCATGATTTGGCCGCTCATATTAAGAGTAAGACTCTGATTGCTGCCGCGTCGCTCGAGCAGGCCACGCTTGGGCGTCTGATTGTTGGACATGGAGTTGAGTTCACCACACGAATTCGTGGTGTGACTCTTTAGCGTGATACTGTGATTGGAGCCACGACGTCGAAATAATCCTTGACGCGTGCACTGCGCGCTGCCCGCAGCGACAGTTAATTGAttgtgtggctgctgctgcagcaactgttgttgctgctgctccagatTGCAACTGGATTTCGAGTTGCTCACCGATCCCAAACTGTAGTTGGACACACTCAGCCCGCTGTTCATCAGATTGCCACACGAACTGTGCAGATTCAAGGTGAGACTATGATTCGAGCCGCGACGTTGCAGCAGATTCATCGAGCTTGCCATGCTCTTGGCCTGCATTCCCTGACTGCCCGGCAGGTCCATTGACTTTTGCTTAAATGGCGACTCCACACTGGTGCTGGGCGTAAACTCCACCAGCGTCAGGCACTCGGGCAGCGTCTTCAGATTGGTACTCGACGAGTGCAACAAAGGATTCAATTTGTGGGCGCTGCGTGGGGCCAAATTGGCGCCCAGTGAAAATttactactgctgctgccgccgctatCAACGCTGGACGCCGATTTCAATTCATCTTTGCGATGATACATCAAATAATCGCTGTTATTCACGCCCGGCGATCGACGACGCACGCTGGTGCGGCGACTGTGCAACGATTGCTGTGTGTCCAGCCTCGACAGAGAGGTGGAAAAGAGACTGGATGCGGTTGGTTGGATGAGCATATTGCCCTGACTGACATGAccgctactgctgctgctgcagggCGTGGAGATGTCATGAGATTCATTTATGTGGTGCACCACAATCGACAATTCCGTCTCGTTGGCCGCCGAGTCCAGAGATCGTGCCTTCTCCTTGGTGCTCTTAATGGTGGGAGTTTTGGGTTTGGCCAGCGATGATGGAGATGGCGATGGCTGCTGCATGGAGTGGCCACCCTTGTTGGCTGCCAGCTGCACATCGGTGATGCGTATCGtgagattatttttattctttcgATTCTTTCGCCCTGCCTCCTGTTGCACGACTGTAGCGGCATCgtttgcttgctgttgttgattgtCAGGCTCCTCAATAGTGGCTACATGGGCAGCTGCTGGCGCTGCTACAGTCACTACATCCTGCACCACACGATCGATTTCGGGAAAGCGAAAGAAATTGCCATTCTTATAGCCAGCCGAATTGATAATGTTAAGCGGCGATCCGGCGAGTGAatgattcagattcagattgtTGATGGAGGCCAGAAGTTTGGGCGAATAGCTAAGGCGGCTGCTGGAATCATTGTTAAGGAGAttcggtgttgttgttgaggttgttgttgtcgttgtcgagcTCTCGTCTCTATAAAGGATTGTGGGTGAGTTATGTTCGCTTTTCGATAAATACAAACTATCGCGATCGCGTTCGCGATCATGATCGTTCTCGTGATCGGCGCCACTCTTTTTTGGTATTGTGTTCTCCTTGTTGGCAAAGAAGGTACGTCCCGTGTCCTGCTGTGGCGAGCAGGACCGTCGATCGTACAATGAGAAGCGTTTGAATTTACGATTCAGCGTCGTCGGTGATTGCGGCAAAGGGGATTggtgttgatgctgctgctgttgttgttgctttggattggcaattgtaaattgtttcgGTGTATATTGTTGGGCATCCTCATCGACTACTCCTCCTCCACCGACACCACCACCGCCTCCTCCTCGTGGAAGCGCTGCCTCATTAGTTGTTGTGGTGGGCGAGGGAAACTCAAAGGAGGTCTGCAGATAGTCCAGGGGTGTATAATATGGAGTGGGCGTGCTCTTGTTGCTCTCCACGTCCACATCGACATCAGCAGCGTTTGTATAGGGGCACTCAATTGATGCAATAACTGCatgttctttgttgttgttttttaactTGTCcattatatacacacacaaaacacacacaaaacgcgCTCCACTCCGCTCACTCGCTCGCACTGCTCGTTTGCTCCCTcagtctctctcgctctcacgcTCGCCTGCTCCCTTCACTTTGCTCGGctgcgttgctgctgttttggcTAGACAAACGCTGCCATGCAGTTGGTGTAATGCCGTCAAACGGTTAACATTATTGGCTTGCACTTTGGCCACTTGCTGTTTGATTAACTAAATGAgcattgcaattcaattacgTTTTTCACGCGactcaaccaaaaaaaaggaaaataatcaACCTAAACACAACTAGTGTGACCAGGgcaatatacatacacaaaatacacatatCGATATGTGTATAAATACCTCCAGCTGTAGTTGGTATTTATTTCGGAAAATATacttaaagaaaaattacGTTGGCAGTCCTATTTTTATAAGTCcgttgcattttaaaatcaatctAATTGAAAATCGAAGTATCTAGTATGAATATATGTAAACTTTTTAGCAGGTTCATATGAATAAAGACTATTAAATTGATCATTGCGTTAGCGAGCCAATTTTATTTTGGCCGCATCATTTCAATgtgaattttgttttcgacAGGAATATATAACTTAGAACACACAATATAGctaatttaacttttaaaaatttatgtatgtgaaaTAGATATACTAGCTTATCAGTAGATCAGAGTTCATCCACAAGCGTAGCATTGTGCGATTTTGTGCCAAAAGTGCAGCTTCCTCCAGATTTTTAAAATGCTTGTCTTCAAATTGTGGTACCCTCATTGCCTCCGGCGATTGCAAGCATATTGCACAAACGTCTTGCTTATCGATAATCCTTTGCAATCGCTGCTGGTGAAAGCTGAAATAGCTGACAGAATCGGCGAATGCTGGTGACTCATTATTATTGGCATTATTTGCAATGCTCCTCTGCGCCTGCTTATCACATAATGAATTGCCCTTAAATACAACGGTTGCAGAACCTGCAGCATTACTGCATGCCAGTCGTTTAAGTTGCAATTTCAGCGCCTTGATATCAACATCGTTGCGAGCAGTATTTGCAGTACTTGACGTTGCTTTCAAGGGCGATTTATTGTTTGGCTTTTTCGTTTTGGAGGAGTAGTTCTTCATTCTTATCCTTTGGTCACCATCGGATCGATACAATTTGGTATCAACGCGAACAATATGTGGCTTAGTGGGCTGCTCATCAAATATCCGAAACTTTGTGTCAACGGTtatcttgttgtttgttttgctccCTTTATTCGGCTGTTGAGCAACTGATTTGCTGGAAGCGTTTGCTTTATTGAGACGAGGGGATATCATAACCTTTACACCTGCACCAGTCTGAACAGCGGCCGCATAGCTCATTCGCATGCCCTGTATAGAAGGAGAAGGTG encodes the following:
- the LOC133843620 gene encoding uncharacterized protein LOC133843620, which codes for MDKLKNNNKEHAVIASIECPYTNAADVDVDVESNKSTPTPYYTPLDYLQTSFEFPSPTTTTNEAALPRGGGGGGVGGGGVVDEDAQQYTPKQFTIANPKQQQQQQHQHQSPLPQSPTTLNRKFKRFSLYDRRSCSPQQDTGRTFFANKENTIPKKSGADHENDHDRERDRDSLYLSKSEHNSPTILYRDESSTTTTTTSTTTPNLLNNDSSSRLSYSPKLLASINNLNLNHSLAGSPLNIINSAGYKNGNFFRFPEIDRVVQDVVTVAAPAAAHVATIEEPDNQQQQANDAATVVQQEAGRKNRKNKNNLTIRITDVQLAANKGGHSMQQPSPSPSSLAKPKTPTIKSTKEKARSLDSAANETELSIVVHHINESHDISTPCSSSSSGHVSQGNMLIQPTASSLFSTSLSRLDTQQSLHSRRTSVRRRSPGVNNSDYLMYHRKDELKSASSVDSGGSSSSKFSLGANLAPRSAHKLNPLLHSSSTNLKTLPECLTLVEFTPSTSVESPFKQKSMDLPGSQGMQAKSMASSMNLLQRRGSNHSLTLNLHSSCGNLMNSGLSVSNYSLGSVSNSKSSCNLEQQQQQLLQQQPHNQLTVAAGSAQCTRQGLFRRRGSNHSITLKSHTTNSCGELNSMSNNQTPKRGLLERRGSNQSLTLNMSGQIMVGGQEQLQLQQLQLEQPKLTVCSCGATAGAQAPHQRKFFSTENLNSNRGSSSSQYLDFSSKQPLCFGSASDLQPSEPLKLKSPAGHVDTGVVLCSCSCATGVVGGAGVAGGIRNIMTRPLSPQTTSEEFKSYLASIQMLQSASNPLNQFDLIKLNHVFDHSYKANLEQPPVLVLGRGEGGTPTNQLPPTSEDSELLAMYQAVVKSIVTSLPQLEGDEQKRIFRDLHKEFWDLPPNHQEKPMVFGSQTKNRYKTILPNEHSRVLLESEATELLNLKQQHQQSGLMPPQSLQGSGEELSKAALLANEDLPYINANYIKGPDYVSKCYVASQGPLPNTIFEFWLMVYQNTQRYIRRCLDGGSSPHMDKSHILQQYYQKIVMLTNFTESNRNKCAVYFPIEVNELFAVAAKGEVFEISALARDYFDPHLLPASATTTESAVALGELQADREQNTRWHISVDSTKVTLNETLRRTLPPDGSFFLVKNVGIVRRNGYSVRKLVLLYCINVPESAGRLEYYLQKICCYHYWYPDWPDHHSPRDINTLLDTCLHVLNLGKCESEFDNYDEMRSTCNAHLMAQRLDIYKQDIFNAVQPLPIIHCSAGIGRTGCFTAIMNAVRQLRQSLAYSLTGMLSKTLTMADMTEAREATQNAADADTESSFSCNTILHIRHIVEQTEGVSFDKLPKMPDIFVDILGIVCNLRLQRGGMVQNSEQYELIHRAVCLYLKRTLALRRF
- the LOC133843623 gene encoding uncharacterized protein LOC133843623, which encodes MNLGVSMPISMQMQGPMSMPSSPSPSIQGMRMSYAAAVQTGAGVKVMISPRLNKANASSKSVAQQPNKGSKTNNKITVDTKFRIFDEQPTKPHIVRVDTKLYRSDGDQRIRMKNYSSKTKKPNNKSPLKATSSTANTARNDVDIKALKLQLKRLACSNAAGSATVVFKGNSLCDKQAQRSIANNANNNESPAFADSVSYFSFHQQRLQRIIDKQDVCAICLQSPEAMRVPQFEDKHFKNLEEAALLAQNRTMLRLWMNSDLLIS